GAGAGGGCAGGTGAGCCGGCAATCAATGCGAGGTTGTCCTGGATAGGATAGGCCTTTACTTTGTATTCCTGCAGCAGGGCCCCGTAGACGTTGAACTCGGCTTCAGTTAGCCCCAAGCCACTCGTCAGATTGATCTGGGGGTCTAGGTCCACAAGCAGTACTTTGTAGCCTGCCCGGGCCAGCCCGGCGCCAATGTTGGCAGTAGAGGTGGTCTTGCCTACGCCTCCTTTCTGGTTGGTAAAAGCGATGATCTTGCTCATGCAGCAATACTACAACAGAATTTGCATGTTATTCATGTTATGGCGATAGCCCACTGTTACTATTGTTATGAGTGTTACTAGTATTACTTATGTTACACAAAGAAGTATGGAAAGCTTAGCATACCGTATCTACTTTAACCTGATCGCTCAACTTCTAGTCTGTATACTTGAGTTACTTTATGCTTGACTTGATTACTTAGTACGATGCGTATCAACCCTGCTTATATCGCCCCGCTTAGGCTTAATGCTTACTTTCTGTTAGCTATTATCATCACATTCGGAGTAGCTATCCTTATTGGTCTTCTTGGACTTCAGGGCCTCGGTTCATTACTGGTGTTGGTAGCACTTGCTGGTTCTATCTCTGTGGCCATCGTCCTTACCAATCTGGTCTTGTCCATTGTGAAACTCGCACAACGTCAACCGAAACTAGTGTTGCTTCATCTGGTAGCATTGGTTTTGCAGTTACTGATACTCTACGGGATACGTCACCTCATTCTGGCCATTCCAGTAGGTAAACTGGAGGCAGGAGGATAAGTCAGGTACTTATAAAACGTGGTTTTAAGAGAGTTCACTTATAAAACGTGAGATTAACTACTAATAAGTCATCTAATACTTATAAAAGTGCAATCACTACTTACAATCGCGCATATCTACTCTCGGGTTTGGTGCTTTTTGCTCGTTTTGAAAAACCACGTTTTATAAGTCGAACCAACATCTTGAAAGCTTTTGTCAGAGACTAACATCAATATTGTGAAAACTTGTAGTATTTGTCTATTTGCAGGGATCGTAACTCGTTGATATACAGAAGCATATAAGAGTATAAAACCACGTTTTATAAGTTTTATACCACGTTTTATAAGCGTAAACGCACGTTTTATAAGCGTAAAACCACGTTTTATAAGCCTATCCACCACGTTTTATAAGCGTAAAACCACGTCTAAAAGTATCAGTGGTTTTTATACCATCTCTTTTGATATATTTAACCATTCGTTAGCCCTATGCAACAAGATACTACTCCGCTGACCTCGCTGGCCATTCGTCAGCACAACGCCATCACCACGGCGCGCTACGACTATTCTGCCTGCCAGCTGGATATCCTGTTCTACGTACTCTCCAAGCTCAAGAAAGACGACAGCCTCGATACACAGTACTGTATCTACGTAAAGGATATTGAGAACCTGACGGGCAGAACCTGGAATTACCAGCAACTGCGTGAAGCAACAGCCGACATGGGCTCCCGCATGTTCGAGGTAGAGAATGCCCAGGTGTACAAACAGATATGGATGTTTCAGAAAGTAGAGTACATCAAGGGCAAAGGGTACCTAGAGATTGAGTTATCCCGCCATATACGGCCTTACCTCTACGAATTGAAGGACAACTTCACGTCGTATCAACTGCACTCGGCGCTCAAGCTGACCAGCAAGTATGCTAAACGCATCTACCAACTGGCCTCGCAGTGGAAGGATATTGGGGAAACCAAAGCATATGAGCTGGATGAGTTCAAGTTAATGCTGAAGCTCAAGGATCCTACCGGCAAAGAACCGGAGCAGTTTCAGAATATCAGCCAACTCAAGGCCCGGGTGCTGGACATTGCCGTGCGCCAGATCAACGAGCATACCGACCTGCAGATTGACTACCAGCTGCAAAAGAAGGGGAGGGCCTTCACTGGCGTACGCTTCTACGTGCGGAAGCAACAGCCTCAGCAACTCCCGATTCCGTTTACCGACACCCACGACGACACACGCACCCAACTAGCCCATCAGCACCTGGATACGCTTGGTATAGCACAACCCGAACTTGTGCAACAGATACTGAGTTCAAGCAAGCTGGTGGATGAGTTGTTCAAGTTCATATACAAGCTCAAAACCGAAAAAGTGAAGGCAGATCGCAATCCAGGGGGGTTATTCCTAAAAATGCAAGGACTACGCTAATCGTGAAAAACCACTTTTTATAAGTCATTATAACACGCATAACATGAGTAACACTGAGTTACTACAAGAGCCGTTGCGATAGCCCTTTGCTACCACCTACCCCACAACTGGAGAGGAGGGGCAGTGTCAAATGGTCTAACAACGCATCCACTAGACCGGACAGTAGCACAACTGTGACGGTGGGATAGGCATGTAAAGCCCTGCCTTTTTTAAACCACCGTTTCACTGCACACGTGGGCTGTGCCCTATACTTCTCGAACACACAAGTATCTGTCTCCGGTCGAATGGCCTTCAAACAAGGCTACCCTTCCGGGGATAAAGGAAAGAATAGAGGTTGAATTAGTGCCTAGTATGCGCTGCAGTGCCTCCTCAATAGGCAAAGTTTGCTGATGAAAACTGTCATCAGCGGACAGCACATAGCAGTTCGTGAGCTTGTATTTGCGGAGTGCTTGCCGCACAAAATCGATTTCCTGTTGTTGGCTTCCGTTTGGTACAGGAATGCAAAATTGCTCGTCCAAGTCTCGGTAAAGAGCATCCATTCCTCGCAGCAAGTTTTCGTTTTTCTTGACCTTCGCCAGCGCCAGCAACCAGCGTTCTTTGCTTCGTTTGGTTACGAAAGACTGTAAGAATGCTTCTAAGTGGTCCATGGCAGTAAAGTAACGCTCCCTTTCTTAAACGGCGAGCAACTGCCCCGCACCAGGTGCCAGTAGGGCGCTGCAGCGCTCGGCGAGTTTAAGAAACTCGTCTACGATTCAACGTTTACGAAACGGGCCGAGGGGATGAGTTTCGTAAACTCGCAACCACGGCCTTTCCCGGGCCTAGTTAAACAGGATTTTAGGGGCAGTGGAGAAGTGCAAATAGTCCTGCGCTTGTCTGGGAATCGTCCCTTAACATAAGCAAGTTATACCCGCTGCCTTGGAATAAGAGTAAATTTAGGCCTGCTTCATTCTCGCTATTCACATAGAATATTTCTGCGACAGGTACTATAAATTTTATAGTAAGAGAAATGAGAATTTATATCGGGTATTTGCTAGCGGGGCTTTTGACTTTCTACCTCATAATGCTCTACTATGGCGTCTCAGCTGGGTTTGCAAGCTATGTACCCATTCTGGCGCTGGTTGGCGCAATGATGCTGTTTGTGATAGCAGTTCCTGTACTGGTTTATCACATGAAAGCAGGCCTGTACTTGGGCTCAGTAGGCTGCTTGCTACTGTTGCCTTATAGTTTGGTCTTCATAGCCGGGATTGTTGAAGATGCGAAACTCAGTTGGCCTTTACTTCTAGCAGTTCTGCCAGCAACTCTTGTTCTGCTTAGTAGCTATTGGACGGGAAGGGCACTGCTGCGGACGAATTCAACTCTACCAACCTTCCCAACTGCTCCCACGATAAAATTCCTGCTCTGTGTGCTACCCATTCTCCTATGGGGAAGCTATATATTCTCTATTCGGGCATACTTAAGCTGGGGCATGTTCAATCCATAGCAAAGGCTAATCACATGCCCATTCCACCGCCGCGGCTGTGCTGCTGCCCGGCCTGGTGGATGCGCTGCTGGGCCACCTGGCGCTGCGCTTCCTGCTCCAGCTGCGGGTTGAGTTCCTTCACCAGCCCGTAGAGGCACCTCGTCTTTGGGGTTTATAACGTTTTCCAAACGCTCGTTTAGAAAACGTTATAAAGGGTATCTTGTGGTCCGTTTTCTCCCTACCGCCCCCACTATGAAGAAGTATATTCCCTACTACCGGGTCTCGACCCTCAAGCAGGGCCAGTCCGGCCTGGGCCTGGAAGCCCAGCGCGCGGCCGTGCACAGCTTCGCGGTAGGAGGGGGGCAGTTGGGAGAAGAGTTCGTAGAAGTGGAGAGCGGCAAGAAGAACCAGCGGCCCCAACTGGCGGCCGCCATGGCCGAGGCCCGCCGGGTAGGGGGGACGCTGCTCATCGCCAAGCTCGACCGCCTCTCCCGTAACGCCGGCTTCATCTTCGCCCTGCGCGACTCGGGCGTGGACTTCGTGTGCTGCGACATGCCCGATGCCAATACGCTCACGGTGGGCCTGTTCGCCGTCATCGCCCAGCACGAGCGGGAGACCATTAGTAAACGCACCAAGGATGCGCTGGCGGCCAAGAAAGCCCGCGGGGCCAAACTCGGTACGCCGGCCAACCTGACGGCCGAGGCGGTGGCCAGGGGGAAGGAGGTGCGCCAGCAGAATGCTCGTACCCATCAGGCAAATCGCCAGGCCGCCCGGCTGGCCT
This region of Hymenobacter swuensis DY53 genomic DNA includes:
- a CDS encoding replication initiation protein, coding for MQQDTTPLTSLAIRQHNAITTARYDYSACQLDILFYVLSKLKKDDSLDTQYCIYVKDIENLTGRTWNYQQLREATADMGSRMFEVENAQVYKQIWMFQKVEYIKGKGYLEIELSRHIRPYLYELKDNFTSYQLHSALKLTSKYAKRIYQLASQWKDIGETKAYELDEFKLMLKLKDPTGKEPEQFQNISQLKARVLDIAVRQINEHTDLQIDYQLQKKGRAFTGVRFYVRKQQPQQLPIPFTDTHDDTRTQLAHQHLDTLGIAQPELVQQILSSSKLVDELFKFIYKLKTEKVKADRNPGGLFLKMQGLR
- a CDS encoding recombinase family protein, producing the protein MKKYIPYYRVSTLKQGQSGLGLEAQRAAVHSFAVGGGQLGEEFVEVESGKKNQRPQLAAAMAEARRVGGTLLIAKLDRLSRNAGFIFALRDSGVDFVCCDMPDANTLTVGLFAVIAQHERETISKRTKDALAAKKARGAKLGTPANLTAEAVARGKEVRQQNARTHQANRQAARLASLLQAQGHTLQQIAGELNESGYRTRRGKEFFSMSVQRLLKRVEA